A genome region from Neptunomonas japonica JAMM 1380 includes the following:
- a CDS encoding Rieske (2Fe-2S) protein — protein sequence MQLLCSLDTLPTDTSKGFQLNDISLLAVNKHDNIHVYLNQCPHRGVPLEWQPDQFLDLDKNFIQCATHGALFRIEDGECIAGPCPGEMLTSIPTKIDQGQIWVNLPST from the coding sequence ATGCAATTACTTTGCTCTCTCGACACATTACCCACAGATACCTCAAAAGGCTTCCAACTGAACGATATCTCCCTACTGGCGGTGAATAAACACGATAATATTCATGTCTATCTGAATCAATGCCCGCATCGCGGAGTTCCATTAGAGTGGCAGCCCGATCAGTTTCTCGATCTAGATAAAAACTTTATCCAATGCGCTACCCATGGGGCTCTGTTTCGCATCGAAGATGGTGAATGTATTGCAGGACCTTGCCCAGGAGAAATGCTTACATCTATTCCAACTAAAATAGATCAAGGGCAAATTTGGGTAAACCTGCCCTCAACTTAA
- the mrcB gene encoding penicillin-binding protein 1B gives MIYLDAQIRQQFEGKRWALPAKVYARPLELYSGLTISTKDVKVELAGLGYQLVSKASQPGQAEIAKRRIRVYTRGFEFPDGLERSQKLLLDFKGEQLSRIRNSKGQTVNLARLEPVLIGGIYPQNNEDRDLIRLDEAPTSLTDALIAIEDQSYYEHFGVSPKGIARAMWVNLRVGRFVQGGSTLTQQLIKNFYLTSDRTLARKLMEIPMAILLDFHYSKDEILEAYLNEVYLGQEGSRAIHGFGLAAQYYFSQPLQELQLSQVALLAGMVKGPSYYDPRRHPERAKKRRDLVLRVLRDEGKISEDTYQKTIKKSLGVVKQKSLLKGAYPAYLDLVKRQLRESYHEEDLRTEGLRVFTGLNPIVQAKAETALVSTIKSLEKRYGKRAADLEGSMVVTDPQTGEVLSIIGGKSTRYEGFNRALDAVRPIGSLVKPAVYLTALENGYSLVSPLDDEPVSVEMPSGQVWEPQNFDKKSHGVVPLHHALARSYNLSTANLGMSLGVNKVIGTMQDLGVSREMDEYPSLLLGAQGLPAVEVATMYQTIAANGFQMPLRAIRMVTDSQGMELSRYPFKVKQTVSAESVHLLQYAMQEVAREGTARSVYSHLPSNLNVAGKTGTSNDQRDSWFAGFTGSRLAVVWLGRDDNSALPFTGSGGALKVWTAYMKADKPEPFQAPVPEGVEYLWVDKETGYLSDERCQGAIPVPFQNGSKPQYRVDCGVEPVQNSESKPLDWFRRWFRQE, from the coding sequence TTGATATACCTTGATGCTCAAATACGCCAGCAATTTGAGGGAAAACGCTGGGCTTTGCCTGCAAAAGTCTATGCTCGGCCATTAGAGTTGTACTCTGGACTAACCATCTCCACCAAAGATGTGAAGGTTGAGCTTGCTGGTTTAGGTTATCAGCTCGTCTCTAAAGCATCACAGCCAGGACAAGCTGAAATAGCTAAAAGACGCATACGCGTTTATACGCGAGGGTTTGAGTTTCCTGATGGGTTGGAGCGTTCTCAAAAGCTGCTATTAGATTTTAAGGGTGAGCAATTATCCAGAATTCGAAATAGCAAAGGACAAACGGTTAACTTAGCACGTCTTGAACCAGTGCTAATTGGCGGCATTTATCCGCAAAATAATGAAGACAGGGATCTGATTCGTTTAGACGAAGCGCCGACTAGCCTAACCGATGCGCTAATCGCTATTGAAGATCAGAGCTATTATGAGCACTTTGGTGTATCGCCTAAAGGTATTGCCCGCGCTATGTGGGTCAACCTTCGTGTTGGGCGCTTTGTGCAGGGTGGTAGCACGCTGACTCAACAGTTGATTAAGAATTTTTATCTGACATCTGATCGAACGTTGGCACGGAAATTAATGGAAATTCCAATGGCGATTCTATTGGACTTTCACTACAGCAAAGATGAAATTTTAGAGGCCTACCTTAACGAGGTCTATTTAGGGCAGGAAGGTTCTCGTGCTATTCATGGTTTTGGTTTAGCCGCACAGTATTACTTCTCTCAACCTCTGCAAGAGCTCCAATTATCACAAGTCGCACTATTAGCTGGCATGGTTAAAGGCCCTTCTTACTACGATCCGCGTCGTCACCCCGAGCGTGCCAAAAAGCGCCGTGACCTAGTATTAAGAGTACTGCGTGACGAGGGCAAAATCAGCGAAGATACGTACCAAAAGACCATTAAAAAATCGCTAGGTGTTGTTAAGCAGAAAAGCTTACTAAAAGGCGCGTATCCTGCGTATCTGGACTTAGTTAAACGCCAACTACGTGAAAGTTATCACGAGGAAGATTTGCGCACAGAAGGGCTACGAGTCTTTACGGGCTTGAACCCTATTGTGCAAGCAAAGGCCGAAACTGCACTGGTCAGCACGATAAAAAGCTTGGAAAAACGTTACGGAAAGCGTGCAGCTGATCTTGAAGGCAGCATGGTAGTGACGGACCCACAAACCGGTGAAGTACTGAGCATCATTGGCGGAAAAAGTACCCGATATGAGGGCTTTAACCGCGCACTTGATGCTGTCAGGCCGATTGGATCTTTAGTCAAACCTGCAGTTTATTTAACGGCATTGGAAAATGGATATTCATTAGTATCGCCGTTAGATGATGAGCCCGTATCTGTTGAAATGCCTAGTGGGCAAGTGTGGGAGCCGCAAAACTTTGATAAAAAATCTCATGGTGTAGTGCCTCTACACCATGCATTAGCGCGATCTTATAACTTATCCACAGCTAATCTTGGCATGTCATTAGGTGTTAATAAAGTGATAGGCACCATGCAAGACCTCGGTGTCAGCCGTGAGATGGATGAATATCCTTCGCTGTTACTCGGTGCTCAAGGCTTACCTGCAGTTGAAGTCGCAACTATGTACCAGACAATTGCTGCTAATGGTTTTCAGATGCCGTTGCGAGCTATACGCATGGTGACAGATAGCCAAGGTATGGAGTTATCCAGATATCCTTTTAAGGTGAAGCAAACCGTTTCTGCTGAAAGTGTTCATCTCCTGCAGTATGCAATGCAAGAAGTTGCCCGTGAAGGTACCGCGCGTTCGGTTTATTCACACTTGCCATCCAACCTAAATGTGGCAGGCAAAACGGGTACCTCTAATGATCAGCGCGATAGTTGGTTTGCAGGCTTTACCGGAAGCCGCTTGGCGGTTGTATGGCTAGGACGAGATGATAACAGCGCCTTGCCGTTTACAGGGTCAGGTGGTGCACTTAAAGTTTGGACTGCCTACATGAAAGCCGACAAGCCAGAGCCGTTCCAAGCACCCGTGCCAGAAGGGGTGGAATACCTCTGGGTTGATAAGGAAACAGGTTACTTATCGGATGAGCGTTGCCAAGGTGCTATCCCCGTTCCTTTCCAGAATGGTAGTAAACCGCAGTATCGAGTTGATTGTGGAGTAGAACCTGTTCAGAATAGCGAATCAAAACCACTTGACTGGTTTCGGCGTTGGTTTAGGCAGGAGTGA
- the dksA gene encoding RNA polymerase-binding protein DksA: MPNTSNTQFTHFVPYEAAKGEEYMNDAQKDHFRHILLAWKQELMEEVDSTIHHLQEEASNFADPSDRASQEEEFSLELRTRDRERKLIKKIREAMERIEEDDYGYCDTCGIEIGIRRLEARPTATMCIDCKTLAEIKEKQVGS; encoded by the coding sequence ATGCCAAACACTAGCAACACACAATTCACCCACTTTGTACCTTACGAGGCGGCAAAGGGTGAGGAATACATGAATGATGCTCAAAAAGATCATTTCCGTCATATTCTTCTGGCCTGGAAACAGGAACTAATGGAGGAGGTTGATAGCACAATCCACCACCTGCAGGAAGAAGCATCTAACTTTGCAGACCCTAGTGACAGGGCTAGCCAGGAAGAAGAATTCAGCCTGGAACTTCGTACTCGTGACCGTGAGCGTAAGCTGATTAAAAAAATCCGTGAAGCGATGGAACGAATCGAAGAAGATGATTATGGTTATTGCGACACCTGCGGCATTGAGATAGGCATCCGTCGTTTGGAAGCACGTCCTACTGCAACTATGTGCATCGATTGTAAAACTCTAGCCGAAATAAAAGAAAAACAGGTCGGCTCTTAA
- a CDS encoding ATP-binding cassette domain-containing protein gives MLKAESLVVSRYGSTLLNDISLDIKPQGLHVILGPNGAGKSSLLKALAGLLKADVGKVLLDTVDIHNIGISERSLILSVLLQEQPLDFSFQVQEVVSMGAYLVDKTLQSPDNAIVDAMKAMDVMHLAKRDYTTLSGGEKQRTHLARLLVQVTKNTLYVLLDEPLKAIDLKHQIAVMQQLKQMANEGKGVLLIVHDLSLAAQFADKVTLMDKGQIVQTGTSNEVMQPEILSSVFQTQINKTEAFGQTLFFAQPSALSER, from the coding sequence ATGTTGAAAGCTGAATCATTAGTGGTAAGTCGTTATGGAAGCACCTTGCTAAATGATATTAGTCTCGACATAAAACCGCAGGGCTTACATGTTATTTTAGGCCCTAATGGAGCAGGAAAAAGTAGCTTACTTAAAGCCTTAGCGGGGTTGCTCAAAGCAGACGTTGGTAAGGTGTTATTAGATACTGTAGATATTCACAATATTGGAATAAGTGAGCGCTCACTTATTCTATCGGTGTTGTTACAAGAGCAACCACTTGATTTCTCTTTTCAGGTACAAGAAGTGGTTTCTATGGGCGCTTATCTAGTTGATAAGACATTACAGTCGCCTGATAACGCGATAGTTGATGCTATGAAAGCAATGGATGTTATGCATCTTGCAAAGCGTGACTATACAACATTATCCGGTGGGGAAAAGCAACGTACCCATTTAGCACGGCTATTGGTTCAGGTAACTAAAAACACGCTATATGTGCTGCTGGATGAGCCATTAAAAGCGATTGATTTGAAGCACCAAATTGCCGTTATGCAGCAGCTTAAACAGATGGCCAACGAGGGTAAAGGGGTGTTGCTAATTGTGCATGATTTGTCGTTAGCCGCGCAATTTGCCGATAAGGTAACTCTGATGGATAAAGGACAAATTGTCCAAACTGGCACGTCGAATGAAGTGATGCAGCCTGAAATACTCTCGTCGGTGTTCCAAACCCAAATTAATAAAACAGAAGCTTTTGGCCAGACGCTCTTTTTTGCCCAGCCTAGCGCTCTATCTGAGCGGTAA
- a CDS encoding pyridoxal phosphate-dependent aminotransferase, protein MDSQWTGRAREMESFKVMDLLKRAKELEAQGNDVVHMEAGEPDFNTAPLIKEAAHRAIDQGLTQYTPAAGIPELRQAISRFYKYRYDLDIAAERIVVTSGASGALLLVFGLLADPDTSFMMSDPGYPCNRQILRMLEARGQLVPVSAEQNFQLTPELIRQEWNESTAGVLLASPANPTGSVLHRDELAAIAEVVREKQGALVVDELYHGLTYGFDAPSVLEVDPNAFVINSFSKYFGMTGWRLGWVVAPEAAVPEIEKLAQNVYISPTTVSQYAAVAAFEPETLAILEERRHQFEIRRNVLVDGLRKLGFKIPVMPEGAFYVYADASHLTDNSFDYCWNVLEELHVAVTPGLDFGSYRANQFIRFSYTTSLDRIELALSRLKAKING, encoded by the coding sequence ATGGATAGTCAGTGGACTGGGCGCGCGCGCGAAATGGAATCTTTTAAAGTAATGGACTTACTGAAAAGAGCCAAGGAATTAGAGGCTCAAGGCAACGATGTTGTGCATATGGAAGCAGGTGAGCCTGATTTTAATACGGCCCCGCTTATTAAAGAGGCGGCGCATCGGGCTATCGATCAAGGTCTCACACAATATACGCCGGCAGCGGGAATTCCTGAACTACGCCAAGCCATATCGCGCTTCTATAAATATCGTTACGACTTGGATATCGCCGCTGAACGGATAGTCGTTACTTCGGGTGCATCAGGTGCGTTGCTATTGGTATTTGGTCTGTTAGCTGACCCTGATACTAGCTTTATGATGAGTGATCCGGGCTATCCGTGTAATCGTCAAATTTTACGAATGTTAGAGGCGCGTGGACAACTCGTTCCGGTTTCGGCGGAACAGAATTTTCAGCTTACACCTGAGTTGATTCGCCAAGAGTGGAATGAAAGTACAGCCGGAGTTTTGTTGGCGTCGCCAGCCAACCCAACAGGTTCTGTATTACATCGTGACGAGCTGGCGGCTATTGCTGAAGTAGTAAGAGAAAAGCAGGGGGCTTTAGTGGTGGATGAGCTGTACCACGGCCTTACCTATGGCTTTGATGCGCCATCGGTATTGGAAGTTGACCCTAATGCTTTTGTTATTAATAGTTTCTCTAAATATTTTGGTATGACTGGCTGGCGCTTGGGTTGGGTCGTTGCTCCTGAAGCGGCGGTACCCGAAATAGAAAAATTGGCACAAAATGTATATATTTCACCAACAACGGTATCGCAATATGCAGCCGTAGCGGCTTTTGAGCCTGAGACGTTGGCGATTCTGGAAGAGAGACGTCACCAGTTTGAGATACGCAGAAATGTGCTGGTGGATGGTTTAAGAAAACTAGGTTTTAAAATTCCAGTCATGCCGGAAGGTGCATTTTATGTTTATGCGGACGCATCGCATTTAACGGATAATTCATTCGATTACTGTTGGAATGTATTGGAAGAGTTGCATGTTGCGGTAACACCCGGCCTAGATTTTGGCTCATACCGGGCAAATCAATTCATTCGTTTTTCATACACCACTAGTCTGGATCGTATTGAACTTGCTTTGAGCAGGCTCAAAGCAAAAATTAATGGCTAA
- a CDS encoding tetratricopeptide repeat protein: MNFNTQMKLVAMSALVVLTGCTTQGIYNTPIEDRSTTRPQQESNGVVTPVDITTGVTVTPVAPSPVFRPQRGDNTSEENSVGTSVPVAPKVVLQSKQNPAAVALLATARKQTNNGQLRSAQTSLQRAQRIAPKDPEVYYSLADTHRRLGEFLQAEQVALKGVGIAQGQSTKLRRLWQLIASIRTDAGDLEGADKAAAVARRY; the protein is encoded by the coding sequence ATGAATTTTAATACACAGATGAAGCTAGTCGCTATGAGTGCCTTAGTCGTTTTGACGGGTTGTACAACGCAAGGTATTTACAATACACCTATTGAGGACCGCTCAACAACGCGACCTCAGCAGGAAAGTAACGGCGTCGTTACACCGGTAGATATCACTACAGGCGTTACGGTTACCCCTGTCGCTCCGTCACCGGTTTTTCGTCCACAACGTGGTGACAACACCAGTGAAGAGAATAGCGTAGGAACGTCAGTCCCTGTTGCCCCTAAAGTAGTTTTACAGTCTAAGCAAAACCCTGCTGCTGTTGCACTGCTTGCTACGGCGCGCAAGCAAACTAATAATGGTCAATTACGTTCGGCGCAAACTAGTTTGCAACGTGCACAGCGTATCGCCCCTAAAGATCCAGAAGTGTATTACTCCCTAGCTGACACGCACCGACGTTTAGGTGAGTTTTTACAAGCCGAGCAAGTCGCCCTTAAAGGCGTAGGAATAGCGCAAGGGCAGAGCACTAAACTACGTCGCTTATGGCAGTTGATTGCTTCTATTCGCACGGATGCCGGTGACCTAGAAGGGGCTGATAAAGCAGCTGCCGTAGCAAGACGCTATTAG
- a CDS encoding FecCD family ABC transporter permease: MSNARAKASFWVVVLMLLPLMVLMSLLNGSSVLPLTDLWEGSDLTRRILYELRLPRILVVMLCGGLLAISGAVVQALFRNPLADPGLIGVAGGAALAAVTWQVVASATLGASVWLSAGMPLAAFLGGMLVTFLVIRIARSASGISSLTLLLTGIAINTIAGAGIAGLKYISDSMTLRQVTFWLMGNVQAASWWAVLLLLIISSVFVPVLVRHAAALNILLLGEQQAMLLGVDVDKTQRRLVVITALIVGAVVSMVGLIGFVGLVVPHLVRLINGPDNRFLLPMSFLSGALLLLIADLVARNVAAPAELPIGLITALIGGPVFLFMISYRQRERGAC, encoded by the coding sequence ATGTCGAATGCGAGAGCCAAAGCTAGTTTCTGGGTTGTGGTGCTGATGTTATTGCCGCTAATGGTGTTGATGTCTTTGTTAAATGGCTCATCGGTTCTTCCTCTGACAGATTTGTGGGAGGGGAGTGATTTAACACGTCGCATTCTTTATGAGCTGCGCTTACCAAGAATTCTAGTTGTTATGCTTTGCGGCGGTTTGTTAGCGATCTCTGGTGCTGTGGTGCAGGCTTTATTTCGTAACCCGTTGGCTGACCCTGGTTTAATTGGTGTGGCTGGTGGTGCGGCATTAGCTGCAGTGACATGGCAAGTCGTTGCGTCTGCAACCTTGGGTGCGAGTGTGTGGTTGTCGGCAGGCATGCCGCTGGCTGCATTTTTGGGCGGCATGCTCGTTACTTTTCTAGTGATACGTATTGCACGAAGCGCATCGGGGATCTCATCCCTAACGTTACTGTTAACCGGTATCGCCATTAATACTATTGCAGGTGCGGGTATTGCTGGGCTCAAATACATATCAGATAGTATGACCTTGCGACAAGTAACGTTCTGGTTGATGGGTAATGTACAGGCAGCCTCTTGGTGGGCAGTGTTATTGCTGTTGATCATCAGTAGTGTCTTTGTTCCTGTACTGGTTCGCCATGCAGCAGCACTGAACATACTCTTACTGGGTGAACAGCAGGCGATGCTATTAGGAGTGGATGTAGACAAGACTCAACGTCGTTTGGTTGTGATAACCGCACTGATTGTCGGTGCAGTGGTGTCTATGGTGGGTTTAATTGGTTTTGTGGGCTTGGTTGTACCGCATTTGGTTAGGCTCATTAACGGGCCAGACAACCGCTTTCTGTTGCCAATGTCTTTTTTAAGCGGTGCTCTATTGTTGTTAATTGCTGATCTTGTGGCGCGTAATGTAGCCGCGCCGGCTGAGTTGCCTATTGGTTTGATTACTGCTCTGATCGGTGGGCCGGTATTTCTCTTTATGATTAGCTATCGACAACGGGAGCGTGGTGCATGTTGA
- a CDS encoding AAA family ATPase: MLAKLITALTCPSFYPHSVEAPIRVIETHISWLLLTGEYAYKIKKPVDFGFLDFTTLKQRRYFCEEELRLNQRLAPDIYDTLIAIVGSPEKPQLIEASQLGEDEPFEYAVRMYQFDSELRLDLILDRQRFEPAWIDMLAEQIAHFHTRTPRVAQNSPWGESDTIWGVVSDNYQHISEHQLEAHDWQQLQFLSQRTSQQFRKLEASIKRRKQDGYIRECHGDLHLGNIALYHGQLRLFDCIEFNLQFRWIDTICDLAFLLMDLEVKGQYRWANRCLNRYLELTGDYEGLTLLNFYKSYRSMVRAKVSMLGDNPDILTFRRYLLLTKSYAHQKKPSLFLMHGVSGSGKSYLCSQLVERLDCIRIRSDVERKRLYRELCLRGEHLDLYGQEMNARTFQHLLNLSTALLKSGYSVIVDATFIRQRTRQSYMDLAISLDIPMRIISCYCEPKLIEARLARRSEEGGDASDADISVMQNQLKHQQKLTDAELKSSLQIDTDSDDAINIVVSQLIAQGLVEP, from the coding sequence ATGCTAGCCAAATTGATTACAGCGCTCACTTGCCCCTCATTTTACCCTCACTCGGTAGAAGCGCCGATACGTGTTATCGAAACACATATCTCTTGGCTTTTATTAACCGGCGAGTATGCCTATAAAATAAAAAAGCCTGTCGATTTTGGTTTCCTCGACTTTACAACGCTGAAGCAACGCCGCTACTTTTGCGAAGAAGAGCTACGTTTGAACCAACGCTTAGCGCCAGATATCTATGATACGCTAATCGCTATCGTTGGTTCGCCTGAAAAGCCGCAATTAATAGAAGCTTCACAACTCGGCGAAGATGAGCCATTCGAGTATGCCGTACGAATGTATCAGTTTGATTCTGAACTGCGGCTGGATCTTATCCTTGATCGGCAACGATTTGAACCAGCATGGATCGATATGTTGGCTGAACAGATCGCTCATTTTCATACCCGTACTCCTCGTGTCGCACAAAACAGCCCATGGGGCGAGTCTGACACTATCTGGGGCGTTGTTTCAGATAATTACCAGCACATCAGCGAGCATCAGCTAGAAGCTCACGATTGGCAGCAATTACAGTTTCTCTCGCAACGCACCTCACAACAGTTTCGAAAGTTAGAAGCGTCAATCAAACGTCGTAAACAAGATGGCTACATTCGCGAATGCCACGGCGATCTTCACTTAGGCAATATTGCCCTCTATCATGGTCAACTGCGCCTATTCGATTGCATTGAATTTAATCTGCAATTTCGTTGGATAGACACCATTTGTGACTTAGCGTTCCTTCTTATGGATTTAGAAGTGAAGGGCCAATATCGTTGGGCAAACCGCTGCCTTAACCGTTATCTCGAGCTTACTGGGGACTACGAAGGGCTAACCCTTCTCAACTTTTATAAATCGTATCGTTCGATGGTACGCGCTAAAGTCTCTATGCTCGGCGATAATCCAGATATCCTAACGTTTAGACGTTATCTGCTATTAACCAAGTCTTATGCCCATCAAAAGAAGCCATCGTTATTCTTGATGCATGGTGTATCAGGTAGTGGCAAAAGTTATCTGTGCAGCCAATTGGTTGAAAGGCTGGACTGTATAAGAATACGCTCTGACGTGGAACGAAAACGTCTTTACCGCGAACTTTGCCTGCGCGGCGAGCATCTGGACCTTTATGGTCAAGAGATGAACGCGCGTACTTTTCAACACTTATTAAACTTATCCACAGCCCTCTTAAAGAGCGGGTACTCCGTTATTGTTGATGCTACCTTTATTAGACAACGCACCCGCCAAAGCTATATGGATCTTGCTATCTCTCTTGATATTCCTATGCGTATCATCAGCTGTTATTGCGAGCCAAAATTAATAGAAGCACGACTGGCAAGGCGCAGTGAAGAAGGCGGAGACGCTTCAGATGCTGATATTTCTGTTATGCAGAACCAATTAAAACATCAGCAAAAACTGACGGATGCAGAACTAAAAAGTAGCTTACAGATTGATACTGATAGCGATGATGCCATCAATATTGTGGTGAGTCAGCTTATTGCCCAAGGATTGGTAGAGCCTTAG
- a CDS encoding energy transducer TonB, whose protein sequence is MKREYSVLLNHYSMRFLLLLLCSAGVHALFIWSQQSSAQSSGHDLAAVSSQSIRLNSRLTNVPKLDAPPIEEKAEPQPQPQPQPQPQPQPQPQPQPQPQPQPQPQPQPQPQPQSKVVKAAPVVQKTMSKPLEPVHSQSSTNDSKVVAKASIDHATSSNDSVQKSANLDQSVFVIDYRALNYREVPVQPNYPRMATRRGLEGMVMLVLHISSTGLVERVVIDTSSGYSILDKAAVKAARQWHFVPAVRAGKAVAAQASIPVRFSLVGRK, encoded by the coding sequence ATGAAGCGGGAATACAGCGTGCTACTTAATCATTATTCGATGCGTTTTTTGCTGTTATTACTGTGCTCGGCAGGTGTTCATGCATTGTTTATTTGGTCCCAACAAAGTTCTGCACAAAGCTCTGGCCATGACCTGGCCGCGGTGTCCTCCCAAAGTATTAGATTAAATAGTCGCTTAACCAACGTACCAAAACTTGACGCCCCTCCCATAGAAGAAAAGGCTGAACCGCAACCGCAACCGCAACCGCAACCGCAACCGCAACCGCAACCGCAACCGCAACCGCAACCGCAACCGCAACCGCAACCGCAACCGCAACCGCAACCGCAACCGCAACCGCAATCTAAGGTGGTTAAAGCGGCTCCTGTTGTGCAAAAAACAATGTCAAAACCGCTCGAACCAGTACACTCTCAAAGCAGCACTAACGATAGTAAAGTGGTCGCAAAAGCATCTATTGATCATGCGACAAGTAGTAATGATTCTGTCCAGAAAAGCGCTAATCTTGATCAATCAGTATTTGTCATAGACTATCGAGCACTAAATTACCGAGAGGTGCCAGTTCAACCTAATTACCCCCGTATGGCTACACGAAGGGGATTAGAAGGCATGGTCATGCTGGTCTTGCATATCAGTTCTACAGGCTTGGTAGAGCGCGTGGTAATTGACACAAGCTCAGGATATTCGATACTTGATAAGGCTGCAGTGAAAGCTGCCCGTCAATGGCATTTTGTGCCAGCTGTTCGGGCAGGCAAAGCTGTAGCAGCACAAGCAAGTATTCCGGTGCGTTTTTCTCTTGTAGGAAGAAAATAA